In one window of Streptomyces griseus subsp. griseus DNA:
- a CDS encoding discoidin domain-containing protein, translated as MSVALARPPRPPVAALHRWRAIGFALVTALVAALLGVAQAAPAQAAPVLLSQGSPTTASSTEGPFTAANAVDGNPGTRWSSAFSDPQWIRIDLGSPATLSRVELAWEAAYARGYRIELSTNGTTWTTAYSTTTGQGGNETLTVSGEARYVRLTGTQRATGYGYSLWEFKVFGTRDGGGGPQIPGGGDLGPNVHVFDPSTPNIQGKVDEIFRQQESAQFGNGRHALLFKPGTYNNLNAQIGFYTQIAGLGLNPGATTFNGDVTVDAGWFNGNATQNFWRSAENLTLNPVNGTNRWAVSQAAPFRRMHVKGGLNLAPDGYGWASGGYIADSKIDGTVGPYSQQQWYTRDSSVGGWTNAVWNMTFSGVQGAPASSFPNPPYTTLDTTPVSREKPFLYLDGNEYKVFVPAKRVNARGVSWEGGNQQGESIPLSRFYVVKQGATAATINAALAQGLNLLFTPGVYHIDQTINVNRANTVVLGLGLATIIPDNGVTAMKVADVDGVKLAGFLIDAGRVNSPTLLEVGPPGSSADHSVNPTTLQDVFIRIGGAGPGKATTSLVVNSNHTIIDHTWLWRADHGEGWGWETNRADYGLRVNGADVLATGLFVEHFNKYDVEWFGERGRTIFFQNEKAYDAPNQAAIQNGSTRGYAAYRVDDSVNQHEGWGLGSYCYYNVDPTIIQEHGFKAPVKPGVKFHNLLVVSLGGNGQYQHVINNTGSPTSGTSTIPSTVVNFP; from the coding sequence ATGTCTGTTGCCCTCGCCAGACCCCCGCGGCCCCCGGTGGCCGCACTCCACCGATGGCGCGCGATCGGCTTCGCGCTGGTGACCGCCCTGGTCGCGGCCCTGCTCGGGGTGGCACAGGCCGCCCCCGCGCAGGCCGCGCCCGTCCTGCTCTCCCAGGGCAGCCCGACGACCGCCTCCAGCACCGAAGGTCCCTTCACCGCCGCCAACGCCGTGGACGGCAACCCCGGGACCCGCTGGTCCAGCGCGTTCTCCGACCCGCAGTGGATACGGATCGACCTCGGCTCCCCGGCCACCCTCAGCCGGGTGGAGCTCGCCTGGGAGGCCGCGTACGCCAGGGGCTACCGGATCGAGCTCTCCACCAACGGCACCACCTGGACGACCGCGTACAGCACCACCACGGGCCAGGGCGGCAACGAGACGCTCACCGTCTCCGGCGAGGCCCGCTACGTACGCCTGACCGGCACCCAGCGCGCCACCGGATACGGCTACTCCCTGTGGGAGTTCAAGGTCTTCGGTACGCGGGACGGGGGCGGCGGCCCGCAGATCCCGGGCGGCGGCGACCTCGGCCCGAACGTCCATGTCTTCGACCCCTCCACGCCGAACATCCAGGGCAAGGTCGACGAGATCTTCCGGCAGCAGGAGTCCGCGCAGTTCGGCAACGGGCGGCACGCACTGCTCTTCAAGCCCGGCACGTACAACAACCTCAACGCCCAGATCGGCTTCTACACCCAGATCGCCGGTCTCGGTCTCAACCCCGGCGCCACCACGTTCAACGGCGATGTGACCGTGGACGCGGGCTGGTTCAACGGGAACGCCACCCAGAACTTCTGGCGCTCGGCGGAGAACCTCACCCTCAACCCGGTCAACGGCACCAACCGCTGGGCCGTCTCCCAGGCCGCGCCCTTCCGCCGGATGCACGTCAAGGGCGGACTCAACCTGGCGCCCGACGGATACGGCTGGGCCAGCGGCGGCTACATCGCGGACAGCAAGATCGACGGCACCGTGGGCCCGTACTCCCAGCAGCAGTGGTACACCCGCGACAGCTCGGTCGGCGGCTGGACCAACGCCGTCTGGAACATGACCTTCTCCGGTGTCCAGGGCGCGCCCGCCTCCAGCTTCCCGAACCCGCCGTACACCACGCTGGACACCACACCGGTCTCGCGCGAGAAGCCGTTCCTCTATCTGGACGGCAACGAGTACAAGGTCTTCGTCCCGGCGAAGCGCGTCAACGCGCGCGGCGTCTCCTGGGAGGGCGGGAACCAGCAGGGTGAGTCCATCCCGCTGAGCCGCTTCTACGTGGTCAAGCAGGGCGCCACCGCCGCGACGATCAACGCGGCGCTCGCCCAGGGCCTCAACCTGCTGTTCACGCCCGGTGTTTACCACATCGACCAGACCATCAACGTGAACCGCGCCAACACCGTCGTCCTCGGTCTCGGCCTCGCCACGATCATCCCGGACAACGGGGTGACCGCGATGAAGGTCGCCGATGTCGACGGCGTCAAGCTCGCCGGCTTCCTCATCGACGCCGGCCGGGTCAACTCCCCGACCCTGCTGGAGGTCGGCCCGCCCGGCTCCTCCGCCGACCACTCGGTCAACCCCACCACCCTGCAGGACGTGTTCATCCGCATCGGCGGTGCGGGCCCGGGCAAGGCGACCACCAGCCTGGTCGTCAACAGCAACCACACCATCATCGACCACACCTGGCTCTGGCGCGCCGACCACGGCGAGGGCTGGGGCTGGGAGACCAACCGCGCCGACTACGGCCTCCGCGTCAACGGCGCCGACGTCCTGGCCACCGGACTCTTCGTCGAACACTTCAACAAGTACGACGTGGAGTGGTTCGGCGAGCGCGGCCGGACGATCTTCTTCCAGAACGAGAAGGCGTACGACGCGCCCAACCAGGCCGCCATCCAGAACGGCAGCACCAGGGGGTACGCGGCCTACCGGGTCGACGACTCGGTGAACCAGCACGAGGGCTGGGGACTGGGCAGCTACTGCTACTACAACGTCGACCCGACGATCATCCAGGAACACGGCTTCAAGGCGCCGGTCAAGCCGGGCGTCAAGTTCCACAACCTGCTGGTCGTCTCCCTCGGCGGCAACGGGCAGTACCAGCACGTGATCAACAACACCGGCTCCCCGACCTCGGGAACGTCGACGATCCCTTCGACCGTCGTCAACTTCCCCTGA
- a CDS encoding zinc-dependent alcohol dehydrogenase family protein, whose amino-acid sequence MRAAIVEAPGKVSVTTVEDPTPGRRDVVVKVASCGLCGTDLHILQGEFAPTLPIVPGHEFAGEIVAVGTGVTELAVGDKVAVDPSLHCHECRYCRSGRGNLCDNWAAIGVTVPGGAAEFAVAPVANCVKLPEHIDVRDAALIEPLSCAVRGYDVLNGNLGAEVLIYGSGTMGLMMLELAKRTGAASVEVLDVNPQRLQTATLLGCTGAASRAEEFDRPGGWDVVIDATGNAGAIQDGLGRVAKGGTFLQFGVADYGTTAVIEPYLIYNQEITITGSMAVLHSYERAAALFASGVLDPAVFISDRLPLEQYPEAIDQFKAGVGRKIVVQP is encoded by the coding sequence ATGAGGGCAGCCATCGTCGAGGCCCCCGGCAAGGTGTCCGTGACCACGGTCGAGGACCCCACGCCCGGCCGGCGTGACGTGGTCGTGAAGGTGGCGTCCTGCGGGCTCTGCGGCACCGATCTGCACATCCTCCAGGGCGAGTTCGCCCCCACCCTGCCCATCGTCCCCGGCCATGAGTTCGCCGGTGAGATCGTCGCCGTCGGCACCGGCGTCACCGAGCTGGCCGTCGGCGACAAGGTGGCCGTCGACCCCTCGCTGCACTGCCACGAGTGCCGCTACTGCCGCTCGGGCCGCGGCAACCTCTGCGACAACTGGGCCGCCATCGGCGTCACCGTCCCCGGCGGTGCGGCCGAGTTCGCCGTCGCCCCGGTCGCCAACTGCGTCAAGCTGCCCGAGCACATCGACGTACGGGACGCGGCCCTGATCGAACCGCTCTCCTGCGCGGTGCGCGGGTACGACGTCCTCAACGGCAACCTGGGCGCCGAGGTGCTGATCTACGGCTCCGGGACGATGGGCCTGATGATGCTGGAGCTGGCCAAGCGCACGGGTGCCGCCTCCGTGGAGGTCCTGGACGTCAACCCCCAGCGCCTGCAGACCGCGACGCTCCTCGGCTGCACCGGAGCCGCCTCCCGCGCCGAGGAGTTCGACCGGCCCGGCGGCTGGGACGTGGTCATCGACGCCACCGGCAACGCCGGGGCCATCCAGGACGGCCTCGGCCGGGTCGCCAAGGGCGGCACCTTCCTCCAGTTCGGGGTGGCCGACTACGGCACCACCGCGGTCATCGAGCCGTACCTGATCTACAACCAGGAGATCACCATCACCGGTTCGATGGCGGTCCTGCACAGCTACGAGCGGGCCGCCGCGCTCTTCGCGAGCGGGGTGCTGGACCCGGCCGTCTTCATCAGCGACCGGCTGCCGCTGGAGCAGTACCCGGAGGCGATCGACCAGTTCAAGGCGGGGGTGGGGCGGAAGATCGTGGTGCAGCCGTAG
- a CDS encoding carbohydrate ABC transporter permease has product MSASTAAPNRTRATAKATAPTARARRRSTVLGLAAWAVGIVFCLPALWMVLTSFHSEADAATNPPSLAASLTLDGYRTFFGGDGGPTPWPPLVNSLTASLFSTLLVLLLALPAAYALSIRRVRKWTDVMFFFLSTKMLPVVAGLLPIYLFAKNTGLLDNIWLLVLLYTSMNLPIAVWMMQSFLADVPVSIIEAAQVDGAKLPTVLGRVVAPVAAPGIAATALICFIFSWNELLFARVLTGVVAGTAPVHLTTFVTSQGLFLAQLCAASVVVSLPVLIAGYAAQDKLVQGLSLGAVK; this is encoded by the coding sequence ATGAGCGCCTCGACCGCAGCACCGAACCGCACCCGCGCCACAGCCAAGGCCACCGCGCCGACGGCCCGGGCCCGCAGGCGCTCCACCGTCCTCGGCCTGGCCGCCTGGGCCGTCGGCATCGTCTTCTGCCTGCCCGCCCTGTGGATGGTGCTGACCTCCTTCCACTCGGAGGCCGACGCGGCGACCAACCCGCCGTCCCTGGCCGCCTCACTCACCCTCGACGGCTACCGCACCTTCTTCGGCGGCGACGGCGGACCGACCCCCTGGCCCCCGCTGGTCAACTCCCTCACGGCGTCACTGTTCTCGACGCTCCTGGTGCTCCTGCTGGCGCTGCCCGCCGCGTACGCGCTCTCCATCCGCCGGGTGCGCAAGTGGACCGACGTGATGTTCTTCTTCCTCTCCACCAAGATGCTGCCGGTGGTCGCCGGGCTGCTGCCGATCTACCTGTTCGCGAAGAACACCGGGCTCCTGGACAACATCTGGCTGCTCGTCCTGCTCTACACCTCGATGAACCTGCCGATCGCGGTGTGGATGATGCAGTCCTTCCTCGCCGACGTCCCCGTCTCCATCATCGAGGCCGCCCAGGTCGACGGGGCGAAGCTGCCCACCGTGCTGGGCCGGGTCGTCGCCCCGGTCGCCGCCCCCGGTATCGCCGCCACGGCCCTGATCTGCTTCATCTTCAGCTGGAACGAGCTGTTGTTCGCCCGGGTGCTGACCGGCGTGGTCGCCGGGACGGCGCCCGTCCACCTGACTACCTTCGTCACCAGCCAGGGGCTCTTCCTCGCCCAGCTGTGCGCGGCGTCCGTGGTCGTGTCCCTGCCGGTGCTCATCGCCGGCTACGCCGCCCAGGACAAACTCGTCCAGGGCCTTTCCTTGGGAGCAGTCAAATGA
- a CDS encoding carbohydrate ABC transporter permease, whose protein sequence is MTTTTAVRPNPPRPAPPGKRPTGSRAKAWATRAPLLPALVFLIVVTQLPFVATLVISFFDWNSLKPDQRHFTGFANYGSVFTDPALRESVLTTVLLTATVVIASVVLGLAFALLLDRTFFGRGFVRTLLITPFLIVPVSAALLWKHALYNPEYGLFNGALTWFGNLFGIESIAQPEWTSEMPLMAVAAALVWQWTPFMMLILLAGLQSRPAEMMEAARLDGAGPWQMFRFLTLPHLRRYLELGVLLGSVYIVQNFDAVFTITAGGLGTANLPYTVYETFYRAHEYGLASAVGVVVVIGTVIIATFALRVVSSLFREEASRA, encoded by the coding sequence CCACCGCCGTACGCCCGAACCCGCCCCGTCCCGCCCCGCCGGGCAAGCGCCCCACGGGCAGCAGAGCGAAGGCGTGGGCGACCCGCGCACCCCTCCTGCCCGCCCTTGTCTTCCTGATCGTGGTCACCCAACTGCCCTTCGTGGCAACGCTGGTGATCTCCTTCTTCGACTGGAACTCGCTCAAGCCGGACCAGCGCCACTTCACCGGCTTCGCCAACTACGGCTCCGTCTTCACCGACCCCGCCCTGCGGGAATCGGTCCTGACCACCGTCCTGCTCACCGCCACCGTGGTGATCGCCAGCGTCGTCCTCGGCCTTGCCTTCGCCCTGCTCCTGGACCGCACCTTCTTCGGCCGGGGCTTCGTCCGCACCCTGCTCATCACCCCGTTCCTGATCGTGCCGGTCTCGGCGGCGCTGCTGTGGAAGCACGCGCTCTACAACCCCGAGTACGGACTCTTCAACGGCGCGCTGACCTGGTTCGGGAACCTGTTCGGCATCGAGTCGATCGCCCAGCCGGAGTGGACCTCCGAGATGCCGCTGATGGCTGTCGCCGCGGCCCTCGTCTGGCAGTGGACCCCGTTCATGATGCTGATCCTGCTGGCCGGGCTGCAGAGCCGCCCCGCCGAGATGATGGAGGCCGCCCGTCTCGACGGCGCGGGCCCCTGGCAGATGTTCCGTTTCCTGACCCTGCCCCATCTGCGCCGGTACCTCGAACTCGGCGTCCTGCTGGGCTCGGTGTACATCGTGCAGAACTTCGACGCCGTGTTCACCATCACCGCGGGCGGCCTCGGCACCGCCAACCTCCCGTACACCGTCTACGAGACCTTCTACCGGGCCCATGAGTACGGGCTGGCGTCCGCCGTGGGCGTGGTCGTGGTGATCGGCACCGTGATCATCGCGACCTTCGCGCTCCGGGTGGTCTCCTCCCTCTTCCGTGAGGAGGCGAGCCGCGCATGA